One part of the Xylanimonas allomyrinae genome encodes these proteins:
- the rpe gene encoding ribulose-phosphate 3-epimerase, whose protein sequence is MAALISPSILSADFANLERDLHAITSADYAHVDVMDNHFVPNLTLGLPVFDRLAAVSPLPLDAHLMIEDPDRWAPAYAEAGAASVTFHAEAARAPVRLARELRRHGARAGLALRPATPVEPFLDLLGEIDMILVMTVEPGFGGQSFIDGTLPKIRRAREAVSASGLDVWVQVDGGVSRTTIERAADAGANVFVAGSAVYGADDVPAEIQALRDLAATHQHAPHR, encoded by the coding sequence ATGGCAGCGCTGATCAGCCCAAGCATCCTGTCCGCCGACTTCGCGAACCTCGAACGCGACCTGCACGCGATCACGTCCGCCGACTACGCGCACGTCGACGTGATGGACAACCATTTCGTGCCGAACCTGACGCTCGGGCTGCCCGTCTTCGACCGTCTCGCCGCGGTGTCCCCGCTGCCGCTCGACGCCCACCTCATGATCGAGGACCCCGACCGGTGGGCACCCGCGTACGCGGAGGCCGGCGCCGCGTCGGTGACGTTCCACGCCGAGGCGGCCCGCGCCCCCGTGCGCCTCGCCCGCGAGCTGCGCCGGCACGGCGCCCGCGCCGGCCTCGCGCTGCGCCCCGCCACCCCCGTCGAACCGTTCCTCGACCTGCTCGGCGAGATCGACATGATCCTCGTCATGACCGTCGAACCAGGGTTCGGCGGCCAGTCGTTCATCGACGGCACCCTGCCCAAGATCCGCCGCGCCCGCGAGGCGGTCAGCGCGTCCGGCCTCGACGTCTGGGTCCAGGTCGACGGCGGCGTCTCGCGCACCACCATCGAGCGCGCCGCCGACGCCGGCGCCAACGTCTTCGTCGCAGGATCCGCCGTCTACGGCGCCGACGACGTCCCCGCCGAGATCCAGGCGCTGCGCGACCTCGCCGCCACCCACCAGCACGCGCCCCACCGCTGA
- the fmt gene encoding methionyl-tRNA formyltransferase: MRLLFAGTPEAAVPSLEALIASRHDVVAVLTRADAPAGRGRRLVPSPVRVAAESHGIPVLTDTPRGDEFLARLRDLDVDAAPVVAYGHLLRPDVLAAPRHGWVNLHFSILPAWRGAAPVQRAVIAGDEITGATTFLLDAGMDTGPVLGTLTETVRPRDTAGDLLDRLAHAGAGLLTATLDALEDGTLNPQPQPADGISHAAKLTPADAHVDFRDPALAVDRLVRGCTPAPGAWTTLPGPGGDPVRLGLGPVTPRPEVTDLRPGELRAGKRDVLVGTATHAVELGTVQPVGKRPMAAPDWARGARPQTGTLLGTDLDGATR; encoded by the coding sequence GTGCGTCTGCTCTTCGCCGGTACCCCCGAGGCCGCCGTCCCCTCCCTGGAGGCCCTGATCGCCTCACGGCACGACGTCGTCGCCGTCCTCACCCGGGCGGACGCCCCCGCAGGCCGCGGACGACGCCTCGTGCCCTCACCCGTGCGCGTCGCCGCCGAGAGCCACGGCATCCCCGTGCTGACCGACACGCCTCGCGGTGACGAGTTCCTGGCCCGCCTGCGCGACCTCGACGTCGACGCCGCACCGGTCGTCGCCTACGGGCACCTGCTGCGGCCCGACGTGCTCGCCGCCCCCCGCCACGGCTGGGTCAACCTGCACTTCTCGATCCTGCCCGCCTGGCGCGGCGCCGCCCCCGTGCAACGGGCCGTCATCGCAGGCGACGAGATCACCGGCGCCACCACGTTCCTGCTCGACGCGGGCATGGACACCGGACCCGTCCTCGGCACCCTCACCGAGACCGTCCGCCCCCGCGACACCGCGGGCGACCTCCTCGACCGCCTCGCCCACGCCGGCGCCGGCCTGCTCACCGCCACCCTCGACGCCCTCGAGGACGGCACCCTGAACCCCCAGCCGCAGCCCGCCGACGGCATCAGCCACGCCGCCAAGCTGACCCCCGCGGACGCCCACGTCGACTTCCGCGACCCGGCGCTCGCCGTCGACCGCCTGGTGCGCGGCTGCACGCCCGCACCGGGCGCCTGGACGACACTGCCCGGCCCCGGCGGCGACCCCGTGCGCCTCGGCCTGGGCCCGGTGACCCCCCGGCCCGAGGTCACCGACCTGCGCCCCGGCGAGCTGCGCGCAGGCAAGCGCGACGTGCTCGTGGGCACGGCCACGCACGCCGTCGAGCTCGGCACCGTGCAACCGGTCGGCAAACGGCCCATGGCCGCGCCCGACTGGGCGCGCGGGGCACGCCCGCAGACCGGGACGCTGCTCGGGACCGACCTGGACGGGGCCACGCGGTGA
- a CDS encoding HAD family hydrolase, translated as MIDTVVFDLGNVLVRWDPRGAFAGLDPAEVDTFFAEFDFAAFNHRQDAGLQPFAQARAAAGPRWAPFLDTYLERYADTLGGPVDGSEDLVHELRTHGLRLFGLTNWWAETYHHAEPAAPVIALLDGVVVSGRIGLAKPDPAIFRHLADTYAVSPRRAVFVDDSPPNVAAAAALGFHAVHFTTTDALRTALRDLGLGVRPPGPRPGTAAHPAGT; from the coding sequence ATGATCGACACGGTCGTCTTCGACCTCGGCAACGTCCTGGTGCGGTGGGACCCGCGCGGCGCCTTCGCGGGCCTCGACCCGGCCGAGGTCGACACGTTCTTCGCCGAGTTCGACTTCGCGGCGTTCAACCACCGCCAGGACGCGGGGCTGCAGCCGTTCGCGCAGGCGCGAGCCGCGGCCGGACCCCGCTGGGCACCGTTCCTCGACACCTACCTCGAGAGGTACGCCGACACCCTCGGCGGCCCGGTCGACGGCTCCGAGGACCTCGTGCACGAGCTGCGCACCCACGGGCTGCGCCTGTTCGGGCTGACCAACTGGTGGGCCGAGACCTACCACCACGCGGAGCCTGCCGCGCCCGTGATCGCGCTGCTGGACGGCGTCGTCGTCTCCGGGCGGATCGGGCTCGCCAAACCGGACCCGGCGATCTTCCGGCACCTCGCCGACACGTACGCCGTCAGCCCCCGGCGCGCCGTGTTCGTCGACGACTCGCCCCCCAACGTGGCAGCGGCCGCCGCCCTCGGGTTCCACGCCGTGCACTTCACCACGACCGACGCCCTGCGCACCGCGCTGCGCGACCTCGGCCTCGGCGTGCGCCCGCCCGGCCCGCGACCCGGCACCGCCGCCCACCCTGCCGGAACGTAG
- a CDS encoding primosomal protein N', which yields MSQSDDDAAHRPGAQDALLGLDDVRALGRTGSTPRTRRRVPLGTQAIADELPVARVLLDLQPAHLDREYDYLVPAAMSAGVAPGVRVRARFGAQEVDGFVVARLATSEHEGRLVPLRRLVSPEPVLTAPVLRLVRAVAERWAGTTADVLRLAVPPRHARTEKEDAAGEGRPGTVRSGSGSGSGSGSGSGVPTQAAAGSGGAEASDASAGVAAPDSAAGVAAPMGAAPASWAGLWSAYRGGEAFLSHVAGGGAPKAVWTPLPGLAPGAEPGEVPTDPHWAAAVAAAVRAAVAAGRGALVVVPDARDAGRVATALARAGVPDVAVLLADDGPAPRYRAFLAAARGRARVVVGTRAAMFAPVARLGLVVVWGDGEDTLAEPHAPYPHARDVLALRSDLEGAAFLLGSPGRTVQAQALLDGWAHEVVATRDVVRARAPRVRALTSVELAAEGPGAAARIPTAAWRAARDALTHGPVLVQVPRTGYLPVVACVRCRTPATCATCHGPLGLDGVGATPQCRWCGRLAGGWRCAECGSGSVRAVRVGSERTAEELGRAFPGVPVRLSSSTAPGGVLDRVPARPAVVVATPGAEPVADGGFTAALLLDASVATATVGLATGTRALHRWLAAAHLVRPATAGGRSCSSGTRHPARPAPSCASTPAGSRPVSSPSASSCRCPPPSGSRPSPATAPPSRRSSHASASRPP from the coding sequence ATGAGCCAGTCCGACGACGACGCCGCGCACCGTCCGGGCGCGCAGGACGCGCTGCTCGGGCTCGACGACGTGCGAGCGCTCGGCCGCACGGGCTCGACCCCCCGGACGCGGCGGCGCGTGCCGCTCGGAACGCAGGCGATCGCCGACGAGCTGCCGGTGGCCCGCGTACTGCTCGATCTGCAGCCGGCGCACCTGGACCGCGAGTACGACTACCTGGTGCCGGCGGCGATGTCCGCCGGTGTCGCCCCGGGGGTGCGGGTTCGCGCCCGGTTCGGGGCGCAGGAGGTCGACGGGTTCGTCGTCGCGCGCCTGGCCACCTCAGAGCACGAAGGGCGGCTGGTGCCGCTGCGGCGCCTGGTGTCGCCCGAGCCGGTGCTCACGGCCCCGGTGCTGCGGCTGGTGCGGGCGGTCGCCGAGCGGTGGGCCGGGACGACGGCCGACGTGCTGCGGCTGGCGGTGCCGCCACGCCACGCGCGCACGGAGAAGGAGGACGCCGCGGGGGAGGGCCGGCCGGGGACGGTGCGGTCCGGGTCCGGGTCCGGGTCCGGGTCCGGGTCCGGGTCCGGCGTGCCGACGCAGGCCGCCGCGGGCTCCGGCGGCGCCGAGGCATCCGACGCGTCGGCGGGCGTCGCGGCACCCGACTCCGCTGCGGGCGTCGCCGCACCCATGGGCGCCGCGCCGGCGTCGTGGGCGGGCCTGTGGTCGGCGTACCGCGGCGGTGAGGCGTTCCTCTCGCACGTCGCGGGCGGCGGCGCACCCAAGGCCGTGTGGACGCCGCTGCCCGGGCTCGCGCCCGGCGCGGAACCGGGTGAGGTCCCCACGGACCCGCACTGGGCGGCGGCGGTGGCCGCTGCCGTGCGGGCCGCGGTCGCGGCAGGGCGCGGCGCGCTCGTCGTCGTGCCGGACGCGCGCGACGCGGGCCGGGTCGCGACGGCGCTCGCGCGTGCCGGGGTGCCGGACGTGGCGGTGCTGCTCGCCGACGACGGTCCCGCGCCCCGCTACCGCGCGTTCCTCGCCGCCGCGCGCGGCCGGGCACGCGTCGTGGTGGGCACCCGGGCGGCGATGTTCGCGCCCGTCGCACGCCTGGGGCTGGTCGTGGTCTGGGGGGACGGGGAGGACACGCTGGCCGAGCCGCACGCCCCGTACCCGCACGCCCGTGACGTGCTGGCGCTGCGCAGCGACCTGGAGGGTGCGGCGTTCCTGCTCGGGTCTCCCGGGCGCACCGTGCAGGCGCAGGCGCTGCTCGACGGCTGGGCGCACGAGGTGGTCGCCACCCGTGACGTCGTGCGGGCCCGGGCGCCGCGCGTGCGCGCGCTGACCTCGGTCGAGCTGGCCGCCGAGGGGCCGGGCGCCGCGGCCCGCATCCCGACGGCGGCGTGGCGGGCCGCGCGCGACGCGCTCACGCACGGCCCGGTGCTGGTCCAGGTGCCGCGCACCGGGTATCTGCCGGTGGTCGCGTGCGTGCGCTGCCGCACGCCCGCCACGTGCGCGACGTGCCACGGCCCGCTCGGGCTCGACGGCGTCGGCGCCACCCCGCAGTGCCGGTGGTGCGGGCGGCTGGCGGGCGGCTGGCGGTGCGCGGAGTGCGGGTCGGGCTCGGTGCGGGCGGTGCGCGTCGGGTCCGAACGCACCGCCGAGGAGCTGGGGCGGGCCTTCCCGGGGGTGCCCGTGCGGCTGTCGTCGTCCACGGCGCCCGGCGGGGTGCTCGACCGGGTCCCGGCCCGGCCCGCCGTCGTGGTCGCCACCCCGGGCGCCGAGCCTGTCGCCGACGGCGGGTTCACCGCCGCGCTGCTGCTGGACGCCTCCGTCGCCACCGCGACCGTCGGGCTCGCGACCGGCACTCGTGCCCTGCACCGGTGGCTCGCCGCGGCGCACCTCGTGCGTCCCGCGACGGCCGGGGGCAGGTCCTGCTCGTCGGGGACGCGGCACCCGGCCCGACCGGCGCCCTCGTGCGCTTCGACCCCGGCGGGTTCGCGGCCCGTGAGCTCGCCGAGCGCGTCGAGCTGTCGCTGCCCCCCGCCGTCCGGGTCGCGGCCGTCACCGGCGACCGCGCCGCCGTCGAGGCGCTCGTCGCACGCGTCGGCCTCGCGACCCCCCTGA
- the metK gene encoding methionine adenosyltransferase, protein MTEALRLFTSESVTEGHPDKVCDQISDAVLDALLDQDPTSRVAVETMVTTGLVHVAGEVTTSAYVEIPQIVRDVVRRIGYTSSAIGFDGASCGVSVSIGQQSPDIAQGVDKSAEQRDDASDHDPLDAQGAGDQGLMFGYACDETPQLMPLPIWLSHRLAERLAAVRRTGEVAGLRPDGKTQVTIAYDGDRPVRLDAVVISTQHDADVLQETLAKEIASKVVAPVLETVDLDTSAYSLYVNPTGKFVVGGPQGDAGLTGRKIIVDTYGGMARHGGGAFSGKDPSKVDRSGAYAMRWVAKNVVAAGLARRCEVQVAYAIGRAHPVGLYVETFGTESVPVARIQAAIEAVFDLRPAAIIADLQLLRPIYAMTAAYGHFGRELPEFTWERTDRVAALQAAVRSGS, encoded by the coding sequence ATGACCGAAGCGCTGCGCCTGTTCACGTCCGAGTCCGTGACCGAAGGACATCCGGACAAGGTGTGCGACCAGATCTCGGACGCCGTGCTGGATGCCCTGCTCGACCAGGACCCGACGTCGCGCGTCGCGGTCGAGACGATGGTGACGACCGGGCTGGTGCACGTCGCGGGCGAGGTCACCACGAGCGCCTACGTCGAGATCCCGCAGATCGTGCGCGACGTCGTCAGGCGCATCGGCTACACGTCCTCGGCGATCGGGTTCGACGGCGCCTCGTGCGGCGTGTCGGTGTCGATCGGCCAGCAGTCGCCCGACATCGCCCAGGGCGTCGACAAGTCTGCCGAGCAGCGCGACGACGCGTCCGACCATGACCCGCTCGACGCGCAGGGCGCCGGAGACCAGGGGCTGATGTTCGGGTACGCGTGCGACGAGACCCCGCAGCTCATGCCGCTGCCGATCTGGCTCTCGCACCGCCTGGCCGAGCGGCTCGCCGCGGTGCGCCGCACGGGCGAGGTCGCGGGCCTGCGCCCCGACGGCAAGACGCAGGTCACCATCGCCTACGACGGCGACCGGCCGGTGCGGCTGGACGCCGTCGTGATCTCGACGCAGCACGACGCCGACGTGCTCCAGGAGACCCTGGCCAAGGAGATCGCGAGCAAGGTCGTCGCGCCGGTGCTCGAGACGGTCGACCTCGACACGAGCGCGTACTCGCTGTACGTCAACCCGACGGGCAAGTTCGTCGTCGGCGGCCCGCAGGGCGACGCGGGGCTGACCGGGCGCAAGATCATCGTCGACACCTACGGGGGCATGGCCCGCCACGGCGGCGGAGCGTTCTCGGGCAAGGACCCCTCGAAGGTGGACCGCTCGGGCGCGTACGCGATGCGGTGGGTCGCGAAGAACGTCGTGGCGGCCGGGCTCGCGCGCCGCTGCGAGGTGCAGGTCGCCTATGCGATCGGGCGTGCCCACCCCGTGGGCCTGTACGTCGAGACCTTCGGCACCGAGTCCGTCCCGGTCGCGCGGATCCAGGCCGCGATCGAGGCGGTGTTCGACCTGCGGCCCGCGGCGATCATCGCCGACCTGCAGCTGCTCCGGCCGATCTACGCCATGACGGCCGCCTACGGGCACTTCGGGCGCGAGCTGCCCGAGTTCACGTGGGAGCGCACGGACCGCGTCGCAGCGTTGCAGGCGGCCGTGCGGTCCGGCTCGTAG
- the coaBC gene encoding bifunctional phosphopantothenoylcysteine decarboxylase/phosphopantothenate--cysteine ligase CoaBC, producing MRILLGVSGGIAAYKAVLLLRLLKEDGHAVRVIPTEAALRFVGAPTWEALSGEPVSTDVFEDVAHVPHVALGQGADLLVVAPATADLLSRAATGRADDLLTSTLLTARCPVVMAPAMHTEMWEHPATRANVAVLRARGVHVIEPASGRLTGADTGAGRLPEPQDVAREALAVAAAARAPQDLAGCRVVVSAGGTREPLDPVRWIGNRSTGRQGLALAQAARARGAHVTLVAANLELGGAEAAADDVVRVETTAQLRDAVRAAGRDADAIVMAAAVADFRPAAPTEAKIKKVPGRGPAPIELVENPDVLAELVRDRLRERQVVVGFAAETGDATGSVLDHGRAKALRKGADLLAVNAVGAGRGFGTPDNEVWVLDATGEQVAHATGTKRHVADALWDAVVKRRP from the coding sequence ATGAGGATCCTCCTGGGCGTCAGCGGGGGCATCGCGGCCTACAAGGCGGTGCTCCTGCTCCGTCTCCTCAAGGAGGACGGTCACGCGGTTCGTGTCATCCCGACGGAGGCGGCGCTGCGCTTCGTCGGCGCACCCACCTGGGAGGCGTTGTCGGGCGAGCCGGTGAGCACGGACGTGTTCGAGGACGTCGCGCACGTGCCGCACGTCGCGCTCGGCCAGGGCGCCGACCTGCTGGTCGTGGCGCCCGCCACGGCCGACCTTCTGTCGCGCGCGGCGACGGGTCGCGCGGACGACCTGCTGACATCGACGCTCCTGACCGCGCGCTGCCCGGTGGTGATGGCCCCTGCCATGCACACCGAGATGTGGGAGCACCCCGCCACCCGCGCGAACGTGGCGGTGCTGCGCGCGCGCGGCGTCCATGTGATCGAGCCGGCGAGCGGACGGCTGACGGGCGCGGACACCGGCGCCGGACGGCTGCCCGAACCGCAGGACGTGGCGCGCGAGGCGCTGGCGGTCGCGGCGGCGGCGCGCGCTCCCCAGGATCTCGCCGGGTGCCGTGTCGTGGTCTCCGCCGGGGGGACGCGTGAGCCGCTCGACCCGGTGCGCTGGATCGGGAACCGCTCGACGGGCAGGCAGGGCCTCGCGCTCGCCCAGGCCGCGCGCGCCCGCGGTGCGCACGTGACGCTCGTCGCGGCGAACCTCGAGCTCGGCGGGGCCGAGGCGGCCGCCGACGACGTCGTGCGCGTCGAGACGACCGCGCAGCTGCGGGACGCGGTGCGCGCTGCCGGGCGCGACGCGGACGCCATCGTGATGGCGGCGGCCGTGGCCGACTTCCGGCCTGCCGCGCCCACCGAGGCGAAGATCAAGAAGGTGCCCGGCCGCGGGCCGGCACCGATCGAGCTGGTCGAGAACCCGGACGTCCTCGCCGAGCTCGTGCGCGACCGGCTGCGCGAGCGGCAGGTCGTCGTCGGGTTCGCCGCCGAGACGGGCGACGCGACGGGCAGCGTGCTCGATCACGGCCGTGCCAAGGCGCTGCGCAAGGGTGCGGACCTGCTCGCGGTCAACGCCGTCGGAGCCGGCCGGGGGTTCGGCACGCCGGACAACGAGGTGTGGGTCCTCGACGCGACGGGGGAGCAGGTCGCGCACGCCACGGGGACCAAGCGGCACGTCGCTGACGCCCTGTGGGACGCGGTCGTCAAACGGCGCCCCTGA
- the rpoZ gene encoding DNA-directed RNA polymerase subunit omega, whose protein sequence is MAGTVAQPIGITDPPIDELLEKTDSKYGLVLYAAKRARQINAYYSQLNEGLLENVGPLVDVRAQEKPLSIAMREINQGLLSSTPIEETEVTESLPDGF, encoded by the coding sequence ATGGCCGGAACCGTGGCCCAGCCCATCGGCATCACCGACCCGCCGATCGACGAGCTGCTCGAGAAGACCGACTCCAAGTACGGCCTCGTGCTGTACGCGGCCAAGCGTGCTCGGCAGATCAACGCCTACTACTCGCAGCTCAACGAGGGCCTGCTCGAGAACGTCGGCCCGCTGGTCGACGTGCGCGCCCAGGAGAAGCCGCTGTCGATCGCGATGCGCGAGATCAACCAGGGCCTGCTGTCCTCGACCCCGATCGAGGAGACCGAGGTCACCGAGAGCCTGCCCGACGGCTTCTGA
- the gmk gene encoding guanylate kinase yields MADITASSTGAHPAPDVPARLTVLAGPTAVGKGTVSADVRARYPQVWLSVSATTRAPRPGEVHGVHYLFVTSEEFDSLVAEGQMLEWAVVHGRNRYGTPRGPVEEHLAAGVPTLLEIDLQGARQVRASMPDARFVFLAPPSFEELERRLVGRGTEDAEERERRLATARVELAAESEFDVTIVNDDVHRATDELVSHMGLEAKGAVGRNAQVGG; encoded by the coding sequence TTGGCTGACATCACCGCATCGAGCACGGGTGCGCACCCTGCACCCGACGTCCCCGCACGCCTGACCGTCCTCGCGGGGCCCACCGCGGTGGGGAAGGGGACCGTCTCGGCCGACGTGCGCGCGCGCTACCCGCAGGTGTGGCTGTCGGTCTCGGCGACGACGCGCGCCCCGCGTCCCGGCGAGGTTCACGGGGTCCACTACCTGTTCGTCACGTCCGAGGAGTTCGACTCCCTCGTCGCCGAGGGGCAGATGCTCGAATGGGCGGTGGTGCACGGGCGCAACCGCTACGGAACTCCGCGCGGACCCGTCGAGGAGCACCTCGCGGCCGGCGTGCCGACCTTGCTGGAGATCGACCTGCAGGGCGCACGCCAGGTGCGTGCGTCGATGCCTGACGCCCGTTTCGTGTTCCTGGCGCCCCCGAGCTTCGAGGAGCTGGAGAGGCGGCTCGTGGGCCGCGGCACGGAGGACGCCGAGGAGCGCGAGCGCAGGCTGGCCACGGCGCGCGTCGAACTGGCGGCCGAGAGCGAGTTCGACGTGACGATCGTCAACGACGACGTGCATCGCGCGACCGACGAGCTCGTGAGCCACATGGGCCTGGAGGCGAAGGGCGCGGTGGGGAGGAACGCGCAGGTCGGAGGGTAG
- the mihF gene encoding integration host factor, actinobacterial type, whose protein sequence is MALPPLTPEQRAAALEKAAEARRVRAEIKNRLKYSQGSLRDVIEKGQTDDVVGKLKVVALLESLPGVGKVKARAIMEEVGIAETRRVRGLGPHQAAALIERFG, encoded by the coding sequence GTGGCCCTTCCTCCTCTTACACCGGAGCAGCGCGCCGCAGCTCTTGAGAAGGCTGCCGAGGCGCGCCGCGTGCGCGCCGAGATCAAGAACCGCCTCAAGTACTCCCAAGGTTCTCTCAGAGATGTGATCGAGAAGGGGCAGACCGACGACGTCGTGGGCAAGCTCAAGGTCGTCGCGCTGCTGGAGTCCCTGCCGGGCGTCGGTAAGGTGAAGGCCCGGGCGATCATGGAAGAAGTCGGGATCGCCGAGACCCGTCGCGTTCGTGGCCTGGGTCCACACCAGGCGGCGGCACTCATCGAGAGGTTTGGCTGA
- a CDS encoding DUF899 family protein, which yields MSSDPAVTEPAVTRDAVPPVVDHATWLAAHEELLVREKAHTHAGDALAAARRRMPMTPLPAVDVVGAHGPVNLLEVFDGRDQLVVYKHMAHVGEPVENQCEGCTLSVHAVHEPSYLHARGMSFAVFFEGPWDLARELRDFMGYTVPWYSVADVADPTLGSRFGEWLWLLRRGDDVYLTYAVTGRGTEAMMASMQVIDRSVYGRGERWEDSPAGWPQPFGPSGFWRVDGRPAPQWARPGATPVAAHAHHHH from the coding sequence ATGTCGTCCGACCCAGCCGTCACCGAACCTGCCGTCACCCGCGACGCCGTCCCGCCCGTCGTCGACCACGCCACCTGGCTGGCCGCGCACGAGGAGCTGCTGGTGCGCGAGAAGGCGCACACCCACGCCGGCGACGCGCTCGCGGCCGCGCGGCGCCGCATGCCGATGACGCCGCTGCCGGCGGTCGACGTCGTGGGCGCGCACGGGCCCGTGAACCTGCTGGAGGTCTTCGACGGGCGCGACCAGCTCGTGGTCTACAAGCACATGGCGCACGTCGGCGAGCCGGTCGAGAACCAGTGCGAGGGCTGCACGTTGTCCGTCCACGCGGTGCACGAGCCGTCGTACCTGCACGCCCGCGGCATGTCCTTCGCCGTGTTCTTCGAGGGGCCGTGGGACCTGGCGCGCGAGCTGCGCGACTTCATGGGCTACACCGTGCCGTGGTACTCGGTGGCCGACGTCGCGGACCCGACGCTGGGCTCGCGGTTCGGGGAGTGGCTGTGGCTGCTGCGACGGGGCGACGACGTCTACCTGACGTATGCGGTGACGGGCCGCGGGACCGAGGCGATGATGGCGTCGATGCAGGTCATCGACCGGAGCGTCTACGGGCGCGGCGAACGCTGGGAGGACTCGCCCGCGGGGTGGCCGCAGCCGTTCGGCCCCAGCGGGTTCTGGCGGGTGGACGGCCGCCCGGCCCCCCAGTGGGCGCGCCCGGGCGCGACGCCCGTCGCGGCGCACGCGCACCACCATCACTGA
- the pyrF gene encoding orotidine-5'-phosphate decarboxylase produces the protein MDDLGPLCVGIDPHASLLGDWGLGDDVAGLREFSLRVVDAVGGRVAAVKPQAAFFERHGSAGVAVLEETIAAASAAGTLVIVDAKRGDIGSTMGAYAEAFLRDGSPLAGDALTVSPYLGFGSLAPAAERAAATGRGLFVLCLTSNPEGRQVQHARTDGVSVAASIAAHAAALNAGAAPMGSVGLVVGATIGDAVRGTGTDLEAVNGPLLAPGVGAQGAGAAELADVFGSARRQVLASSSRGVLRAGPDAAALRAAADAATQEARAALRG, from the coding sequence ATGGACGATCTGGGGCCGCTGTGCGTCGGCATCGACCCGCACGCGTCGCTGCTGGGGGACTGGGGCCTGGGCGACGACGTCGCCGGGCTGCGTGAGTTCTCGCTGCGCGTCGTGGACGCCGTCGGCGGGCGGGTCGCGGCCGTCAAGCCGCAGGCGGCGTTCTTCGAGCGGCACGGCTCGGCGGGCGTCGCGGTGCTCGAGGAGACGATCGCCGCGGCGAGCGCCGCCGGGACGCTCGTGATCGTGGACGCGAAGCGCGGCGACATCGGCTCGACCATGGGTGCCTACGCCGAGGCTTTCCTGCGGGACGGCTCGCCGCTGGCCGGGGACGCGCTCACGGTGTCGCCGTACCTGGGCTTCGGCTCGCTCGCGCCTGCGGCCGAGCGTGCGGCCGCCACCGGGCGGGGGCTGTTCGTGCTGTGCCTGACGTCCAACCCCGAGGGCCGGCAGGTGCAGCATGCCCGCACGGACGGGGTGTCGGTCGCGGCGTCGATCGCGGCGCACGCCGCGGCGCTCAACGCCGGGGCGGCACCGATGGGGTCGGTCGGTCTCGTCGTCGGCGCCACGATCGGCGACGCCGTCCGCGGCACGGGCACGGACCTGGAGGCCGTCAACGGGCCGCTGCTGGCGCCCGGCGTCGGCGCGCAGGGGGCGGGCGCCGCGGAGCTGGCCGACGTCTTCGGGAGCGCTCGCCGGCAGGTGCTGGCGTCGTCGTCGCGCGGTGTGCTGCGTGCCGGGCCCGACGCCGCGGCGCTGCGCGCGGCGGCCGACGCGGCGACGCAGGAGGCGCGCGCGGCGCTGCGTGGCTGA